In Populus alba chromosome 9, ASM523922v2, whole genome shotgun sequence, a genomic segment contains:
- the LOC118035265 gene encoding non-specific lipid transfer protein GPI-anchored 9 codes for MATTSTHRRHVLALAMLVIVGIHILGNQKVAAASCNETLSSLVSKCSRFVQIPGPRDLPSDACCQAMKQVTVGELPCLCKFVTPAALKVISMEKAVFVARTCGVTVPAGTVCGSYTVPPNFV; via the exons ATGGCAACCACTTCTACTCATCGTCGTCATGTATTGGCCCTGGCAATGTTGGTGATCGTCGGAATCCATATTCTGGGCAACCAAAAGGTGGCAGCGGCCTCATGCAACGAAACTCTTTCTTCTCTCGTATCCAAATGCTCCCGATTCGTTCAAATTCCAGGCCCAAGAGACCTACCCTCCGACGCCTGTTGTCAAGCGATGAAACAAGTCACAGTAGGAGAGCTTCCTTGTTTGTGCAAGTTTGTTACCCCAGCTGCGCTAAAGGTGATTAGCATGGAGAAGGCGGTCTTTGTTGCACGAACTTGTGGCGTTACTGTCCCAGCAGGAACTGTGTGTGGAA gttaCACCGTTCCTCCTAATTTTGTTTGA
- the LOC118035172 gene encoding scarecrow-like protein 3, with protein MYQDDGSSSVTSSPLQVFSTMPVSPSMGSPYPWVRELKSEERGLYLIHLLLTCANHVASGSLENAEIALSQISHLASPDGDTMQRIAAYFAEALARRIVKAWPGIDKALNATQITVVSEQILVRKLFYDMFPFMKVAFVLTNQAIIEAMEGEKMVHVIDLHAAEPAQWIALLQAFSVRPEGPPHLRITGIHPQKGVLDQMAHKLIEEAEKLDIPFQFNPIVSKLENLDIEKLRVKTGEALAINSILQLHSFLASDDELRKKSPSTLKNSNGINMQRVLQMNQSTLGELLEKDTANGYSPSPDSASSSPLSSTASVKMDCFLNSLWGLSPKLVVVTEQDSNHNGSTLMERLLEALYTYAALFDCLESTVSRTSMERLKVEKMLFGDEIKNIIACEGAARKERHEKLEKWIHRLDLAGFGNVSLSYYGMLQARRLLQGYGCDGYRMKEENGSVVICWQDRPLFSVSAWRCRK; from the coding sequence ATGTATCAAGATGATGGATCATCTTCTGTAACATCATCACCTCTCCAAGTTTTCTCCACGATGCCAGTTTCACCTAGCATGGGATCACCATATCCCTGGGTTAGAGAGCTAAAATCCGAGGAGAGGGGTTTGTATTTGATCCATTTATTGCTCACTTGTGCAAACCACGTTGCCTCTGGTAGCCTTGAAAATGCAGAGATTGCCCTTAGTCAAATCTCCCATCTAGCCTCTCCTGATGGGGATACCATGCAGCGCATCGCTGCTTACTTTGCTGAGGCGCTTGCTCGTAGGATCGTCAAAGCCTGGCCTGGTATTGACAAGGCCCTCAACGCAACTCAAATAACTGTGGTTTCTGAGCAAATCTTAGTTCGCAAACTGTTTTATGATATGTTTCCATTCATGAAAGTCGCTTTTGTGCTGACGAATCAAGCTATAATTGAAGCCATGGAAGGGGAGAAAATGGTTCATGTAATTGATCTTCACGCAGCTGAACCTGCTCAGTGGATTGCGCTCCTTCAAGCCTTTAGCGTGAGGCCTGAGGGACCACCCCATCTGAGAATCACAGGGATTCATCCGCAGAAAGGGGTATTAGATCAAATGGCTCATAAGCTAATTGAAGAAGCAGAAAAGTTGGATATCCCATTTCAGTTTAATCCCATTGTTAGCAAATTAGAGAATCTTGATATTGAAAAATTGCGTGTTAAAACTGGGGAGGCTCTAGCTATCAATTCAATTCTTCAATTGCATTCTTTTTTGGCCTCCGATGATGAATTGAGGAAGAAATCTCCATCGACATTGAAGAATTCAAATGGAATTAACATGCAAAGAGTCCTTCAAATGAATCAAAGCACATTAGGGGAGCTGCTCGAGAAAGACACGGCTAATGGATATAGCCCAAGTCCTGACTCCGCCTCGTCATCACCGCTATCCTCAACTGCTTCAGTGAAGATGGATTGCTTCCTTAACTCCCTGTGGGGTTTGTCACCGAAACTCGTGGTGGTAACTGAACAGGATTCTAACCACAATGGATCAACTCTTATGGAGAGGCTACTGGAGGCACTGTACACTTATGCCGCATTATTTGATTGTTTGGAATCTACTGTATCTAGAACATCGATGGAAAGGTTGAAGGTGGAGAAGATGCTTTTCGGAGATGAAATAAAGAACATTATAGCCTGTGAGGGAGCTGCTAGGAAGGAAAGACATGAAAAACTCGAGAAGTGGATCCACAGGCTTGATCTGGCTGGGTTTGGAAACGTGTCTTTGAGCTACTACGGTATGCTGCAGGCAAGAAGGTTGTTGCAAGGTTATGGTTGCGATGGGTAtagaatgaaagaagaaaatggaagTGTAGTAATTTGCTGGCAAGATCGGCCTCTGTTTTCTGTTTCAGCTTGGAGGTGTAGGAAGTAA
- the LOC118035267 gene encoding non-specific lipid transfer protein GPI-anchored 20-like, protein MATTTTHRHVLALAMLLIVGIHILGNQKVAASCQETLPPLISKCTQFVRIPGPKVPPSDACCQAVKQVPLGDLPCLCKLVTPAVEKAISMEKAVYVARTCGLPIPPGLTVCGSYTIPPKFV, encoded by the exons ATGGCAACCACCACTACTCATCGTCATGTATTGGCCCTGGCAATGTTGCTGATCGTCGGAATCCATATTCTGGGCAACCAAAAGGTGGCAGCCTCATGCCAAGAAACTCTTCCTCCTCTCATATCCAAATGCACCCAGTTCGTTCGAATTCCAGGCCCAAAAGTCCCACCATCTGACGCTTGTTGTCAAGCGGTGAAACAAGTCCCGTTAGGAGACCTTCCATGTTTGTGCAAGCTTGTTACCCCAGCTGTGGAAAAGGCGATTAGCATGGAGAAGGCCGTCTATGTTGCCCGGACCTGTGGCCTTCCTATCCCGCCAGGATTAACTGTCTGCGGAA gtTACACCATTCCTCCTAAGTTTGTATGA